The following is a genomic window from SAR86 cluster bacterium.
ATTTCAGCAGTTGCCTTTGTTGCTTTACTAATTCAAATATTTTTAGGAGTATGGACCAGCACAAATTATGCTTCATTGGCGTGTGCGGATTTTCCTACGTGTCAAGGTACTTATATTCCAGAAATGGATTTCAAAAATGGATTCAATCTTAATCAAGAGGTTGGACCTAATTATTTATATGGCCTCCTTGATAATCCTGCAAGAGTGGCAATTCATTATTCCCATAGGGTTTCTGCTATTTTATTAACAATAATCTTTTTAATTTTGATGTCTAAGCTGTGGTTTAGTGTTGCAGCTCCAATGGCTTCCACACTCGGTATACTCCTTTTAACTCAAATAACACTGGGTATTATCAATGTAGTTTATGTGTTGCCTCTATATGTTGCAATAGGACATAATCTTGTGGCCGCTTTATTATTGCTTGCAGTATTTTCAGTAAATCATTTAGCTTGGAAAAAATGAAAGTTATTAAAAGTTACTACGATTTGTGCAAACCAAACGTAGTATACATGATGCTCATTTGTGCTCTTGTCGGTATGTTATTAGCAGAAGATTCAGTGGCATCATACTCTTACTTATTAGTTTCATTGATTGGCATAGCTCTTTGCTCAGGATCGGCAGCAGCAATAAATCAAGTTATAGATAGAAAAGCAGATGCTGCAATGACAAGAACTGACCAAAGACCTATTCCTCAAGGGGAATTAAGCCCATTTCATGCTTCATGTTTTGCATTTTTTATTGGATCTTTAGGATCTCTCATTTTATTTATGTTTGTTAATACTTTAACAATGGTACTAACAATAGCTTCTTTAATTGGCTATGCATTTGTTTATACCATTTATTTAAAAAGAGCAACGCCACAAAATATTGTCATAGGAGGTCTGGCGGGTGCTGCTCCTCCTTTACTTGGTTGGTCAGCTGTGTCAAATACAATTGATCCATACGCTTTACTGCTTGTCTTAATAATATTTGTATGGACGCCTCCACACTTTTGGGCTTTAGCAATTTATAGAAAAGATGAATATGCAAAAGAATCAATTCCCATGTTGCCAGTAACTCATGGAGTTGCTTTTACAAAACTTCAAATAGTTTTATATACATTAATTTTATTTATAGTAAGCCTTTTACCATATGTAGTTTTAATGTCAGGTTTTATATATTTAATCTCAGCGATCATTCTTGGATTAATTTTTCTTTTCTATAGTATAAAATTATATTTAAGTGATGATATTGAAATTGCTATGCAAACATTTAATTTTTCAATTTATTATATTTTCTTAATATTCTTAAGTCTTTTGGTTGATCATTTTGTCTCATAAATGAACGCTATAAAAAAAAATATAATAATAATAATTCTTTTTATATTTGTGGTTCTTGCTTTATTCATAAATAAATTAACAACACCTAGAACTTTAAGTACAAATGACTTGTTAATAAATGGGCTTTATATTTTTGATGAACCTAAACAAATCTCTAATTTTGAATTTTTTACTTCAAACAATAAATCTTTTACAAAAGAGGACTTAATCGGTAAGTGGACATTAATGTATTTTGGTTTTTCCAGATGTCCAGACGAATGCCCAACTACAATGTACGAACTATCGAAACTAATAAAAATCTTAAGAGAAAAAGGCTCTAAACTTGACGACAAACAATGGATTTTAATTAGCATAGATCCAGAGAGAGATTCGCCTAACGAGATAGATACTTATGCCAAAGGATTTGATAGCAGTTTTATTGGAGCAAGCAGCTCAAGAGCTATGTTGCTAAGTTTAGCTACTCAACTTTCTGTTAATAATATTAATCCATCAAAAAATAGTACAGATCATTCTCATTTAGATAATCACGTTAATAATATTATTTTATTCAATCCCAATGGTGAATATGTTGGTATATTTCGACCACCATTCAGCACTCCAAGACTTTCCCTAACATACCAATCAATAACAAATTAAATTTTTATTATGACTTTGCCTTTTGCTTTCCTATCTTTTAAATGAGCAATTGCACTTGCACCATCCTCTAATAAAAATGAATCTGAAACTTCTGGATTAATTTTTCCTTGTGAATGCAGTTCAAAAAGCTCTTGAAAATTCTGTTTATTTTCTTCTGGGAACATTCCAACCCATGCACCCCAAAATACTCCAACAATCTTCATACCTTTTAAAAGAGCAAGATTAATCGGGATCTTTGGAATTTCCCCAGCTGCAAATCCAATTACTAAATATCTTCCATCCCAAGCCGTTGCTCTTATGCATGGCTCAGAATATGCGTCACCAATTGGATCATAAACAACATTCACACCAATACCTCCGGTTAATTCTTTAATCTTTGAAGAAAGTTTTTTTTGTTGATCTCTATCAAGATTTCCACTTGGGTAGATAAAACCCTCATCAGCACCATGCTTTATGCATAAGTCTATTTTTTCTTGAGTAGATGCTGCAGCTATAACCTTAGCACCCATAGCTTTTCCGAGCTCAACTGTTGCAAGCCCAACGCCTCCAGCAGCACCAAGAACAAGTAACGTTTCTCCTTCCTTTAATTCTGCCCTTTGTTTTAGAGCATATAAAGAAGTTCCATAGGTCATAGGAAGAGCTGCAGCAGTTTCATAATTCATTGTTTCCGGAATCCTTACCACTGAACTTTTGTGAACAACAATTTTCTCTGCAAAAGCTCCAAGACCAGTCATTGCAAATACTCGGTCACCAATCTCTATATTCTTTACCCCTTCGCCAATAGCAGAAACAATTCCTGAAGACTCGCCACCCGGGCAGAAGGGAAGTTCTGGTTGAAACTGATATAACCCTTGAATCATTAAAACATCAGGAAAATTTACACTTGCAGCTTTGTTATCTATTACAACATGATCTTGAATAGCTTTAGGTTCTGGAACGTCATTAACTTCTAGCTTTTCAGGCCCACCTAATTCTGTACATTGTAATGCTTTCATACCAACCCCCTACAATTTTGAATTGTATGTTTCTATAAATTTATCGATACTAATTTCATTTGAATTATTTATCTTATCAAATTTTTTAAGGGATTCATTAACCTTAATCTTGATATCATCATTAATATTAGATATTTTTTTTAATTCATTGAAATGCT
Proteins encoded in this region:
- a CDS encoding SCO family protein, which gives rise to MNAIKKNIIIIILFIFVVLALFINKLTTPRTLSTNDLLINGLYIFDEPKQISNFEFFTSNNKSFTKEDLIGKWTLMYFGFSRCPDECPTTMYELSKLIKILREKGSKLDDKQWILISIDPERDSPNEIDTYAKGFDSSFIGASSSRAMLLSLATQLSVNNINPSKNSTDHSHLDNHVNNIILFNPNGEYVGIFRPPFSTPRLSLTYQSITN
- the cyoE gene encoding heme o synthase yields the protein MKVIKSYYDLCKPNVVYMMLICALVGMLLAEDSVASYSYLLVSLIGIALCSGSAAAINQVIDRKADAAMTRTDQRPIPQGELSPFHASCFAFFIGSLGSLILFMFVNTLTMVLTIASLIGYAFVYTIYLKRATPQNIVIGGLAGAAPPLLGWSAVSNTIDPYALLLVLIIFVWTPPHFWALAIYRKDEYAKESIPMLPVTHGVAFTKLQIVLYTLILFIVSLLPYVVLMSGFIYLISAIILGLIFLFYSIKLYLSDDIEIAMQTFNFSIYYIFLIFLSLLVDHFVS
- a CDS encoding NADPH:quinone oxidoreductase family protein; the protein is MKALQCTELGGPEKLEVNDVPEPKAIQDHVVIDNKAASVNFPDVLMIQGLYQFQPELPFCPGGESSGIVSAIGEGVKNIEIGDRVFAMTGLGAFAEKIVVHKSSVVRIPETMNYETAAALPMTYGTSLYALKQRAELKEGETLLVLGAAGGVGLATVELGKAMGAKVIAAASTQEKIDLCIKHGADEGFIYPSGNLDRDQQKKLSSKIKELTGGIGVNVVYDPIGDAYSEPCIRATAWDGRYLVIGFAAGEIPKIPINLALLKGMKIVGVFWGAWVGMFPEENKQNFQELFELHSQGKINPEVSDSFLLEDGASAIAHLKDRKAKGKVIIKI